Within Montipora foliosa isolate CH-2021 chromosome 3, ASM3666993v2, whole genome shotgun sequence, the genomic segment CGTAAATAACGGCGCCTGTTAAATAATGTTAACAGACCAAGTCTCTCTCTCATTGACTGTGTGCACGTTAAGTGATTCGTTCTTAGAATTATTCGCATTGCTTTACTTTGTAACCTTTCCAAAAAATCGGAGTTCTTCTTACTGCAGAGACCCCATACGATGCAGCCATAGTCCAAAATAGGTAGTATTGTCATTTTATAAATCTTTAGTAAAATAGCAGAGCTAAGAAAAGATGAAATTCTATTTAAAAGTTTCAGTTTAGGATAAACTCTCGAGGCAATATATGACATATGATTGTTCCATGATAATGACTCGTCTACCACAACACCAAGGTATTTAAAATGTCTCTGCTGTTTTAGTattgaatctccataaaaaatgttaatgtcTCGGTTGGTTTTGAGTGCTTTGTGAGACGCAATAATCATGGCTTCCGACTTTTTTACATTGCAAATGAGGCCATTCTTACAAAACCATTGTCTGACGCTCTGCAGGTCCTTGTTGACATTATCCACGGCTGAATCGATATTCTTTGAGCTGGAATGTATCTCAGTATCGTCTGCGTATAATGAGAGAGTTGACGTATGACATGCCTTCGATATGTTGTTAATGTGGATGTTAAATAGCGTTGGTCCTAAAACTGATCCCTGAGGAACGCCAAAACAAAGGCGCATGGGTACTGAATTAGTACCCTTGTAAACGACATACTGCAATCTCTCAGAAAGGTAACTATTGAACCACCGAAGTTCGGACTCTTTCACTCCATAGGATTCGAGCCTAGTTAGCAAGACTTCATGTTTAATGACGTCGAATGCCTTTCTCAAATCGAGAGAGACACTAACAGACTTGAAACCATTATCAATCGCTCTTTTCCATGAGTCTACTACCTTAAGTAGGGCGACAGTAGTTGAAGAAAATTTAGAGTAAGCGAACTGATGGTGATCTATGAGACCAGAGTTGAAAGCAAAGTTCTGCAAGTCTGAGTTCGCGAAAGATTCCAAGATCTTAGAAATACAAGGCAACACTGAAATAGGTCGATAATTATTACAGTCTGCTGCTGTACCTCCTTTAAAAAGTGGCGTTACCTTTGCTGTTTTCCACGCAGATGGAAATTTACCTGTGGAAAGCGATTCATTAAAAAGATGAGTGAGACTTCGAGAGATATTAGGTGCTGCCATTTTTAAGGCTCTCACTGGGATGCCGTCAGGTCCTGTGGCTTTTGCTTGGTTAAGATCTTCGATAGCTTTTGAGACCTCATTTACATTACGTATGGTAAATTTGAAGGGTTCGATATTTAGTGGAGCCTCATCAGGAGCAAATTCAGATTCTATCTCATTGGAATTTGCCAAGAGAGAGGATGCAATAGACGTAAAATATGAATTTATAGCATTCGCGATGTCCTTGTGCCCAGTCACTTCTTTATCGTCAACAATCAATCTATCGATATCGAAGTTCACGTTCTTGTTAGGAAGAACCTGTTTGAGAGTTTTCCAAAACTCACTTGGGTTTGGTCTGCTCTCCTCTAATTTCTCCGCAAAATATGACTTTTTGGCTTTTCTGAGTGACGAGTTAATAAGGTTTCGTAGACGTCTGTATTCAGACCAGTCTGATGGCCGATTGAATTTCCTGGCTTTTCTGTGAAACTGGTCACGCCTCCTCATAGTAGACAGTATCGAATTATGAAGCCAGGGATGAGTTGACTGGCGGATGCGTTTGCGACGGATGGGAAAGTGTTCGTTAAAGATGGCAAGGAACAAGGTGTGCCATACGTAGTATTTGTCATCGATATCCGAGTTAATTTCAACAACGTGCCATGGCACAAGCTCTAAGTCTGCATTAAACCTTTCCATACTTTGCCTGGAAAATGAACGCGTTTCGATGTAGCGATGTTTAACAAGTTTTACAGACGGCCCGCATAAAACTCCATAAATCGGTAGATGGTCACTGAAGGAAGTTGATAGAACACCAGTACGTTCAAACGAGTTGGGCGTTGATGTAATCAGTACATCAATAAGTGAAGAAGATGTACTCGTTACTCTGGTAGGTTCTGCAATCATTTGAGTTAGTTCATTTGCCATTAAAAATTCGTACATTCTTTCTGTCTGTTTCAGTTCACTCTTTAAGCAGTcacaattcaaatctcccaagATAATCACCTCGAAATTTTCTCTTGTGGCTTTATGCAAAATATCTTCCAGATAACCAAAGATCCCGACGGACTCATCCGGCGCTCGGTAagcacaacaaaataaatattttttgcgATTTATCTCAACTTGTAACCAGAGAGCTTCATAACTGCGCTCAAGATCATATCGTCGGGAGAACTTAAGTCCATTCTGATTTAATAAATAGACAGCAACACCACCGCCCCTGCGGCCTTGAGAACGATCTAAGCGAAATATTTGATAGCCAGAGATGGCAACTTCGGAGTCCACAACAGTGTCGTTTAGCCAGCTTTCAGATATTGCAATAAACAAAGGATGGTTTCCAGTGAAAATAAGGCGTAGTTCGTCAATGTGATGAAGAAGACTTCTGCAATTAAAGTGGATTATCCAGGGCTTGTGCTGAGTAGCTTTAGTTAGTAAACTTTGATCTCGCATATGCGCTTCGTCCAGCGCCGGCGGGCATTTGTTGGAGGAAggcttcttgttgttgttgttaacgcTTACTTGAGCCGGTCCAGGATTAAGTTCTATATCATGAATAACCTTTATTATAGGATAAAAAGTTGCCACCGAGTTGCAGTAATAAGACACCCTGGCGCGCGAGCGAGATACATGTGATATCCATTTCGACGACCGCTTCGAACTCGAAGAGATGTTTACATCATAAACGCAGTCGTCGCCTTGAGACACAATTTGCTGAGAATGGCCAGGATCCAAACAACGTTTCGAAAACAGAGTCTGCCTTGACAAGCACATTAGCAGGAAAAGTAGAGCGGATAGGATAAAAAGTTGCCACCGAGTTGCAGTAATAAGACACCCTGGCGCGCGAGCGAGATGCATGTGATATCCATTTCGACGACCGCTTCGAACTCGAAGAGATGTTTACATCATAAACGCAGTCGTCGCCTTGAGACACAATTTGCTGAGAATGGCCAGGATCCAAACAACGTTTCGAAAACAGAGTCTGCCTTGACAAGCACATTAGCAGGAAAAGTAGAGCGGAAAAGAGGCTCGAATTTGTGGAGCGCAAAAACGGCCGTCCGGTCGCCATTGTACCAGCTATCACAGTCCTTAAGTCGTTTTTTCACTGAATAAGGATTCACGTAGTCTCCTATTACAAAGTGTTCGCCGCATATCTTGGTGTGCTCGTTAACGTTCCAAATTGGGTGCGCGAGGTTTCAGAGtaaacaagaaaatgaaaggttcacatttgtatgctcgcgttttcgtcaaaacctcaaatttgatgattttatGTCGTTGTTACGCAGGGTAACGCAAacatatgtgctaaaatgcgcaCGGCACGATTATTTctgctcttttaaccaacgatactattgttttgtggagCCAGTGTCGTTGCCGAGGTTGCCATCGTTTCTGAAACTCCGTTTTGTCTGCTCCCAGTACCAGCAAGTTTTCCTTATTTCTTTACAGGCACAACAAGCGCTGGCCACAGCTTCTGGATATCGGATGGTTTTGTAGAGGCCGACGCTGATCATGAAAACGCTTTTCACGTTCTTTTTAGTAGCACCTCGTACATTAAGCCACTCGACTTCAACTTAGATGAGCTGGAAATGTTCGAGCAAAATTCAAGATACACCAATATTGTGCCCTTGTCAATATCCAATGGCCAAAAACCTATCACAATGAAAGATACGACGTGGCGGGCGGGTGGAAAtcattttcagaatatattGGATTTCATCGAGGCCAAGACGGGAGGAAATCATATATCTAGAAATAACAAATGCGCAAATGAGGCTGACATACCTAGCGCAGAGACTCGTCAAAATCATACCAGTGCATACACTCGGTCCGTACATAAACGTGAACCTGCGGTACCAGGTCATGCAAGTGACCTCGAGTTATCtctttttggacaaaacactTCAGATATCCCGAGTGTTGAGTGGTGCGATAAACACAAACATAGTGCTACATGCTCCTGTCTTGGAAAATCAAAATACTACCCTGTGGAAAGAAAAAATCGCGAGATGGAGTCATTAATGCCTGACGCAATAGAGAATCTTACCTCTAGAGGTGCACTTCCTACAGACGTACACCTTTAATCTGGCAGTAAACTATACACGAAAAGAGAATTAATCTTCCCACTTACCTAAACAATTTTAAGCAGTTGTCTCTTATAAACACCTCAAAAATTCAGGCCCCAGTTATTCGAAGGGTGGATCatcgctatccaccggataaatcgctCTCTACTGGATAACTCAGATGGTGTTGccagtgtttatccgctggatagtgatttatccggtggatagcttTATCCATCCTTGGactgaacaaccgaggccaggtcTCTTTATAACGGGAACTCAGTTGGGAGAGCAATGCACCGGCATCGCACATGTCATGAGTTTGAATCCCGTCGGAGCCCCTTGAATTTTTTGAGGTGTCTATAAagataattgcttaaattgcttaaattgccatttttctttcaagaaggaactttttttggcaaaaatcaTATCTCCTCTATTTTGTCCTTAGTTTCAATAACTGTTATTCATCGTCATCAAATTTATGTGACACGGAAAGGCTAAGTTATTTCTTATAACACTTTAATTATCACATCTGGATTCAGAatataaaactataaaagttagagataacaagttaaaccgacgtttcggagtagacatcactccattatcaaggtaaaaatgttctatgatgctaaaattacagtattaaaaacgattgacgctaagaattaacataataagcacgtgcgaaattggctataagaatactttagcacgaatggaatccgattgcacattgaggctaggcttaagtgttcttataaataacatttcaaacactaagcaatcaaatttgtttttacattttttgagcacctcaaagcgtttaagcaggtcccgagggatcgacccgtgtgcgttcttatagtgtctggcaatagtcgaggactgttgcttatgtccctttacacgattgtgtaaatgtccgcgtgtgtagcctacataaccttcatcacaaaggtcacattgaaatttatatacaacacactgctgatttatgatcggcggctttacctctttcactttcagttcctACGATCCGTAGCACTGAACTACATCCAGCGCAAAGTACACAAACCTCCCAAGACACTCCTGCTTGCCATCGAACAATTGGAGCGTCGCGACGACATCATCATTACCAAACCAGATAAGGGTTCGGGAGTGGTCGTAATGGACAAGTCCGAATATTTACGCCTATTATCTGAAGCTTCCATCAATGACGCAAGTAAATTTCGGCCTGTTCCCCTGGAAAGGCCTCCAAGTAGAGGTAGACCACCAACTTATTACCACCCTCTtctaaagaaagagaaagatttaGACTCTACTGTCCGTCGAATTCTGCCCAAGCCCATTGCGGAGACTGTGTGCCCTACAGGCTCCAGATTAGCCCATTTATATGGCTTACCAAAGACACACAAGGAGAACTTAGCGATGCGCCCTATTCTATCAGCAAAGCAAACATACAACTACGCGCTGGCTAAATGGCTTGACACTAAACTTAAGCCTTTGTCTTTGAATCAGTACACAGTATCTGACATATTTGAATTTACGAACGAAATTCAAAACATGGAAATAGCAAACGGTGACATTCTGGTTTCGTATGATGTGTCTTCCCTGTTCACAAACGTACCCTTGGATGAAACGATAGAGATACTCGCGAACAGAGCTTTCACCAACAATTGGTTTAACGTAACGTACGACTTGAATTTGACGAAAATGGACCTTGTTGACCTTCTCAGAGTGGCTACAAAAGAACAACTTTTCCAATTCAATGGAGCCTTGTATGAACAGACTGATGGTGTGGCCATGGGTTCTCCCCTTGGCCCCTTGCTCGCTAATGTTTTCATGACCTCAATCGAAGAAAACCTCGAACGACAAGGAAAACTCCCTTCGTTCTATCGAAGATATGTAGACGACACCCTGACCATCATGCCGAATATGGCGGCAGCATCTAGCTTTCTAGAcacattaaaccttgcacattcaTCCGTAAAATTCACCATGGAAACTGAAAGCAATGGTATGTTGCCATTTCTGGGAACTCAGTTACTGAATCGATCTCCCCGGATAGAGACAAAGGTCTACGTAAAACCTACGAATTCAGGTctccttctgcattttcagagcaatgttgacaatcggtacaagaatggcttgctgagaactatgctcgatcgagcacaccgtttatcttcttcttggtcacacttctcagacgaatgtgaccgtttgaagtcagttttctcacgcctaaagtacccgaaacaactcgtaaattccactatcaaacgctttgttgactcaaaggtctgcgaccaaccgcgacctttatcaacagcccaagagacggataacatggttcgagtagtcttgccatttaaagaccaaaactcagcagaatttgtaaaaaaacaacttaaggatttgagcctgaaagtaaacaaaaccatccagcctgtatttaccagcagaaaaattgaacaggaactgaaagtgaaagaggtaaagccgccgatcataaatcagcagtgtgttgtatataaatttcaatgtgacctttgtgatgaaggttatgtaggctacacacgcggacatttacacaatcgtgtaaagggacataagcaacagtcctcggctattgccagacactataagaacgcacacgggtcgatccctcgggacctgcttaaacgctttgaggtgctcaaaaaatgtaaaaacaaatttgattgcttagtgtttgaaatgttatttataagaacacttaagcctagcctcaatgtgcaatcggattccattcgtgctaaagtattcttatagccaatttcgcacgtgcttattatgttaattcttagcgtcaatcgtttttaatactgtaattttagcatcatagaacatttttaccttgataatggagtgatgtctactccgaaacgtcggtttaacttgttatctctaacttttatagttttatgttttaagaaatctcttttaatggATTCAGAATATCCCTATTATGGACCTTCGACATCTATCCAAAAAAGACATTGTAGAAAAAAGACGTGAATTATATCACCTACCGAACGGAGATGTTTTCTACCCAAGTAAGAATTGGCCCAAAGATACATTATCTATATTTTGGAAGAAACCCATTGGAGACCTAGACACATTCAAGCTcatgttgtttttcattggaaaCGGTTGCTCACCTCATGTTATATCAGAATGGATTCTCTCCTCTCTATATTGGGCTGAACCAGCTAAATGGGACAAGCGCAAACGCCAGATTGACTTTATCCACAGCAACATTGATACCAAGAGACACATATGGTTCTATTATGACATCCACTGCAATGATTGGCTATACCTAATTGGTCTAAAACGATGCAAAAATCAAGAAATCTCCTTGCAATTCCTTAATTCAACTAGCACCTAATCAATAATTCTGTgtaaaaaatttttttgtttgacttatttcataacaaaaatttggtttatcaacggagttgataatgtaaattgaccaccgtacagagattctaaaagctgacgtttcgagcgttagcccttcgtcagagcgaatcgagggattatgggttacgtgtagttttcaaatgcgcgcgctcacgatgcaaaacttgtcttttcattgttaacactagcaagatatcgggacctaagcgatctgttaagatcaccgatcgtttcacatgtacctccgcaaatgtcatttattgcataacctgtacgttatgcaataaattatacattggtgagacaggtagacgactaggtgaccgattccgcgaacaccttcgcgatgttgagaagaatgacaaggatgcatctaagccagtcgctcgccattttaatctgcctaaccactccaaaaaacacatg encodes:
- the LOC137998017 gene encoding uncharacterized protein, with protein sequence MDKSEYLRLLSEASINDASKFRPVPLERPPSRGRPPTYYHPLLKKEKDLDSTVRRILPKPIAETVCPTGSRLAHLYGLPKTHKENLAMRPILSAKQTYNYALAKWLDTKLKPLSLNQYTVSDIFEFTNEIQNMEIANGDILVSYDVSSLFTNVPLDETIEILANRAFTNNWFNVTYDLNLTKMDLVDLLRVATKEQLFQFNGALYEQTDGVAMGSPLGPLLANVFMTSIEENLERQGKLPSFYRRYVDDTLTIMPNMAAASSFLDTLNLAHSSVKFTMETESNGMLPFLGTQLLNRSPRIETKVYVKPTNSGLLLHFQSNVDNRYKNGLLRTMLDRAHRLSSSWSHFSDECDRLKSVFSRLKYPKQLVNSTIKRFVDSKVCDQPRPLSTAQETDNMVRVVLPFKDQNSAEFVKKQLKDLSLKVNKTIQPVFTSRKIEQELKVKEVKPPIINQQCVVYKFQCDLCDEGYVGYTRGHLHNRVKGHKQQSSAIARHYKNAHGSIPRDLLKRFEVLKKCKNKFDCLVFEMLFIRTLKPSLNVQSDSIRAKVFL